The following proteins are co-located in the Oceanimonas sp. GK1 genome:
- the fabF gene encoding beta-ketoacyl-ACP synthase II → MSKRRVVVTGLGMLSPVGNSVDASWQALLAGQSGITNIDHFDTTDYPTKFAGLVKDFDPEAHGIAKKEARKMDLFIQYGIAAGLQAFADAGLEITEANADRIGVSIGSGIGGLGLIEQNHTSLMNSGPRKLSPFFVPSTIINMVSGHLSIMKGLRGPNIAATTACTTGTHSIGLAARMIAYGDADAMLAGGTEKASTPMGMGGFAAARALSTRNDAPQQASRPWDKERDGFVLGDGAGVVMLEEYEHALARGATIYAELVGFGMSGDAHHMTAPPDDGSGAAAAMVNALRDAKLDPALVGYINAHGTSTPLGDVAELKAVKKVFGDHAGKLLVSSTKSMTGHLLGAAGAVEAIITVLALRDQIAPPTINLDNPDDECDLDLVPHQARKAEFEYALSNSFGFGGTNGSLIFKRI, encoded by the coding sequence GTGTCAAAACGCAGAGTCGTGGTGACTGGCCTCGGTATGCTATCTCCTGTCGGAAACTCGGTCGATGCCAGCTGGCAGGCCCTGCTGGCAGGTCAAAGTGGCATTACCAACATCGATCATTTTGATACTACCGATTACCCCACCAAGTTTGCCGGCCTGGTCAAGGATTTTGACCCGGAAGCGCATGGCATTGCCAAGAAAGAAGCCCGCAAGATGGATCTGTTTATTCAGTACGGCATTGCCGCTGGCCTGCAGGCCTTTGCGGACGCCGGACTGGAGATCACGGAAGCCAATGCGGACCGGATTGGCGTGTCCATCGGCTCCGGCATTGGCGGACTCGGTCTGATCGAGCAGAACCATACCAGCCTGATGAACAGCGGCCCGCGCAAGCTGAGCCCGTTCTTCGTGCCGTCCACCATCATCAACATGGTGTCCGGCCATCTGTCGATCATGAAAGGCCTGCGCGGCCCCAACATCGCCGCCACCACTGCCTGTACCACCGGTACCCACAGCATTGGTCTGGCCGCGCGCATGATCGCCTACGGCGACGCCGACGCCATGCTGGCCGGCGGCACCGAAAAAGCCTCCACGCCCATGGGCATGGGGGGCTTTGCCGCCGCCCGCGCCCTGTCTACCCGCAACGACGCGCCGCAACAGGCCAGTCGCCCCTGGGACAAGGAGCGCGACGGCTTTGTACTGGGTGACGGCGCCGGTGTGGTGATGCTGGAAGAATACGAGCACGCCCTGGCCCGTGGCGCCACCATCTATGCGGAGCTGGTCGGCTTTGGCATGAGCGGCGACGCCCATCACATGACGGCGCCGCCCGACGACGGCAGCGGTGCCGCCGCCGCCATGGTCAACGCCCTGCGCGACGCCAAACTGGATCCGGCCCTGGTGGGTTACATCAATGCCCACGGCACGTCCACGCCGCTGGGGGATGTGGCCGAGCTGAAGGCGGTGAAGAAGGTCTTTGGCGATCATGCCGGCAAGCTGCTGGTGAGCTCCACCAAATCGATGACCGGTCACCTGCTCGGTGCCGCCGGTGCGGTGGAAGCCATCATTACCGTGCTGGCCCTGCGTGATCAAATTGCCCCGCCCACCATCAACCTGGACAACCCGGATGATGAGTGCGATCTGGATCTGGTACCGCACCAGGCCCGCAAGGCGGAGTTTGAGTATGCCCTGTCCAACTCCTTCGGGTTTGGCGGCACCAATGGCTCATTGATCTTCAAACGCATATAA
- the holB gene encoding DNA polymerase III subunit delta' encodes MYGWLTPVWQPLLQGVRERRLGHGLLLKGMAGLGKRELAGKLATALLCQHTSNAPCGMCHACELNAAGSHSDLQVVGREGRSIGIDAIRELSRIMSESARLGHGKVAIIERAELMTEAAANALLKTLEEPAGEATLILVSSQPERLLPTLISRCQQWLVPLPDTQLALAWLKEQGVAATAAALSVNQGSPLQTLDYLNTGADDKRLQLLTALVSLGEAPTQLPMVQAGLLEQPVHLVWVQLLLQDALQTALGVRASLKLDDCRRLSARLARLGFMTLHELNNELLALRRRLQPGQGRPMNAGLQLSQWLRRLQQTLTHE; translated from the coding sequence GTGTACGGCTGGCTGACGCCGGTGTGGCAGCCGCTGCTGCAGGGGGTGCGTGAACGCCGCCTGGGCCACGGCCTGCTGCTCAAGGGCATGGCGGGCCTGGGCAAGCGCGAGCTGGCCGGCAAGCTGGCCACCGCCTTATTATGCCAACATACAAGTAATGCCCCTTGCGGCATGTGCCATGCCTGCGAACTCAATGCCGCCGGCAGCCATTCCGACTTGCAGGTGGTGGGCCGGGAAGGGCGGAGCATCGGCATCGACGCCATTCGCGAACTCAGCCGCATCATGAGCGAGAGCGCCCGCCTGGGGCACGGCAAGGTGGCCATTATCGAGCGGGCCGAGCTGATGACAGAAGCCGCCGCCAATGCCCTGCTGAAAACCCTGGAAGAGCCGGCGGGCGAGGCCACGCTGATCCTGGTGTCGTCGCAACCGGAGCGGCTGCTGCCGACGCTCATCAGTCGCTGCCAGCAGTGGCTGGTGCCGTTGCCGGATACTCAGCTGGCACTGGCCTGGCTGAAGGAGCAGGGGGTGGCCGCCACGGCGGCGGCGCTCAGCGTCAACCAGGGCTCGCCGCTGCAGACCCTGGACTACCTGAACACGGGCGCCGACGACAAACGGCTGCAGTTGCTCACGGCGCTGGTGAGCCTGGGGGAAGCGCCCACTCAGCTGCCGATGGTACAGGCGGGACTGCTGGAGCAGCCGGTGCACCTGGTGTGGGTGCAGTTATTGCTGCAGGATGCGCTGCAAACCGCCCTGGGGGTGCGTGCGTCCCTGAAACTCGACGACTGTCGCCGCCTAAGCGCACGATTGGCGCGGCTGGGCTTCATGACGTTGCATGAGCTTAATAACGAACTGCTGGCGCTGCGTCGCCGGTTGCAGCCGGGGCAGGGCAGGCCCATGAATGCCGGCCTGCAGCTGAGCCAGTGGCTGCGCCGGCTGCAACAGACACTGACCCATGAATAA
- a CDS encoding NfeD family protein, with translation MLAWHLWLIAALVLLLAELLGTGFFAFAMGLAALGAMAAALLGAGATGQWFTFAIATAVLAPLLKKAFRQYAPSRRKSGLAGESRHQTGKLVRHHSGELRLRLEGDLFMVRAQPGTELKEGDEVEIVRFDGITAIVKQPD, from the coding sequence GTGCTTGCCTGGCATCTCTGGCTGATTGCCGCCCTGGTGTTATTGCTGGCCGAACTGCTCGGCACCGGCTTTTTTGCCTTTGCCATGGGGCTGGCGGCCCTGGGCGCCATGGCCGCGGCGCTGCTCGGGGCGGGGGCCACCGGTCAGTGGTTTACCTTTGCCATTGCCACCGCTGTGCTGGCGCCGCTGCTGAAAAAGGCCTTTCGTCAGTATGCGCCTTCCCGCCGCAAAAGCGGCCTGGCCGGCGAAAGCCGTCATCAAACCGGAAAACTGGTACGCCATCATAGCGGTGAGCTGCGGCTGAGGCTTGAGGGGGATCTGTTTATGGTGCGGGCCCAGCCCGGCACCGAGCTGAAGGAAGGTGACGAAGTGGAAATCGTCCGTTTCGACGGCATTACCGCTATTGTTAAACAACCCGACTAA
- the fabD gene encoding ACP S-malonyltransferase: MSFAITFPGQGSQAVGMLAGVLADHDIVKQTFAEASDALGYDLAALVLNGPAEELNQTWRTQPALLTASVALYRLWQQQGGAVPAVMAGHSLGEYSALVCAGVLSLADGVKLVELRGKLMQEAVPEGTGAMSAIIGLDNDTIIANCEKAAEGEVVSAVNFNSPGQVVIAGNKAAVERANALMKESGAKRALPLPVSVPSHCALMKPAADRLAETLNTMSFNAPVVPVLNNVDVAAETSPAAIKDALVRQLYSPVRWTDTVETMAEQGVTLALEVGPGKVLTGLAKRIDKRVEGLAVNDDASLQAALAAVNGL; the protein is encoded by the coding sequence ATGTCTTTTGCCATTACTTTTCCCGGACAGGGATCCCAGGCGGTGGGCATGCTCGCGGGCGTGCTGGCCGACCACGACATCGTGAAACAGACCTTTGCCGAGGCGTCAGACGCCCTGGGCTACGATCTGGCCGCCCTGGTGCTGAACGGCCCGGCGGAAGAGCTGAACCAAACCTGGCGCACCCAGCCGGCGCTGCTGACGGCCTCCGTCGCCCTGTACCGCCTGTGGCAACAGCAGGGTGGGGCAGTGCCTGCGGTCATGGCCGGACACAGCCTGGGTGAATACTCCGCCCTGGTGTGTGCCGGTGTGCTGAGCCTGGCCGACGGCGTTAAGCTGGTGGAGCTGCGCGGCAAGCTGATGCAGGAAGCCGTGCCCGAAGGCACCGGCGCCATGTCCGCCATTATTGGCCTCGACAACGACACCATTATTGCCAACTGCGAAAAGGCCGCCGAAGGTGAGGTGGTGTCGGCGGTGAATTTCAACTCGCCGGGTCAGGTGGTGATCGCCGGCAACAAGGCCGCCGTGGAGCGCGCCAACGCCCTGATGAAGGAAAGCGGCGCCAAGCGCGCATTGCCCCTGCCGGTGAGCGTGCCTTCCCACTGCGCGCTGATGAAGCCCGCCGCCGATCGACTGGCCGAAACCCTGAACACCATGAGCTTCAACGCGCCGGTCGTGCCCGTGCTCAATAACGTGGACGTGGCGGCCGAAACCAGCCCGGCCGCCATCAAGGACGCCCTGGTACGCCAGCTTTACAGCCCGGTGCGCTGGACCGACACCGTGGAAACCATGGCGGAGCAGGGCGTGACCCTGGCACTGGAAGTGGGCCCGGGCAAGGTACTGACCGGCCTGGCCAAGCGTATCGACAAGCGGGTAGAAGGCCTGGCGGTAAACGACGACGCCAGCCTGCAAGCGGCCCTGGCTGCCGTTAACGGTCTGTAA
- a CDS encoding TatD family hydrolase has product MLLVDSHCHLDKLDYGKKHKSMDEAIAKAAQRGVNHMLCIGVGLSSFPDMLKAIAPYPQVFASCGVHPLHQHDEQNDPALLRRLADHPAVVAIGETGLDYFYAPETADLQKRSFEQHVDVAVELNKPLIIHTRNAQQDTLEILRQGNADKVGGVLHCFTESLEMAEAAMELGFYISISGIVTFRSADALREVVKALPLERLLVETDSPWLAPVPFRGEENEPAYTRTVAEYVAQLKGVPYEQVAEQTTANFFELFKLAKPVM; this is encoded by the coding sequence ATTTTGCTGGTTGATTCCCATTGCCACCTCGACAAACTCGATTACGGCAAAAAACACAAATCCATGGACGAGGCCATTGCCAAGGCCGCCCAACGCGGCGTAAACCACATGCTGTGCATTGGCGTGGGGCTGTCGTCCTTTCCCGACATGCTGAAGGCGATTGCGCCTTACCCCCAGGTGTTTGCATCCTGCGGCGTGCACCCGCTGCACCAGCATGATGAACAAAACGATCCGGCGCTGCTGCGCCGGCTGGCGGATCATCCTGCGGTGGTGGCCATTGGTGAAACCGGGCTGGATTATTTCTACGCGCCGGAGACCGCCGACCTGCAAAAACGCTCCTTTGAGCAGCATGTGGACGTGGCGGTTGAGCTGAACAAGCCGCTGATCATTCACACCCGCAATGCCCAGCAAGACACCCTGGAGATTTTGCGCCAGGGCAATGCCGACAAGGTGGGCGGTGTGCTGCACTGCTTTACCGAATCGTTGGAGATGGCCGAAGCGGCCATGGAGCTGGGTTTTTACATTTCCATTTCCGGCATTGTCACCTTTCGCAGCGCCGATGCCCTGCGCGAAGTGGTCAAGGCCCTGCCGCTGGAGCGGCTGCTGGTGGAAACCGACTCCCCCTGGCTGGCCCCGGTGCCGTTCCGGGGTGAGGAAAACGAGCCCGCCTACACCCGCACCGTGGCCGAGTATGTGGCCCAGCTCAAGGGCGTGCCCTATGAGCAGGTGGCCGAGCAAACCACGGCCAACTTCTTTGAGCTGTTTAAACTGGCCAAACCGGTGATGTGA
- the mltG gene encoding endolytic transglycosylase MltG: MSKLIKGLKGAVLAATLAGLGLVGYGYHQWQKLENMTITPGEHPLFVVHRGETALQLTGRLSPGLPALHRKLWLKLHPELAAVRQGTYKLDDNTSLREALTKFVNGDIYRLNVTLVEGLRLSDWQARLAGAEYLEHTLEGVSEAELAERLGVEHDKLEGLFLPETYNYTPGDSDLDVLARAYAHMQDFLNEAWEARAPNLPIKTPYEALILASIIEKETGIAEERPMIASVFVNRLRRGMRLQTDPTVIYGMGEDYDGNIRKRDLQTHTPYNTYVIDGLPPTPIAMPSQEAIRAALNPAESKYYYFVAMGEGRHYFSKNLREHNNAVRRYILNR, from the coding sequence ATGAGCAAATTGATTAAGGGGCTGAAGGGCGCCGTGCTGGCGGCCACCCTGGCGGGCCTGGGGCTGGTCGGTTACGGCTACCACCAGTGGCAGAAGCTGGAAAACATGACCATCACGCCCGGAGAGCACCCGCTGTTTGTGGTGCACCGAGGTGAAACCGCCCTGCAACTGACTGGCCGGCTCAGCCCCGGGCTGCCGGCCCTGCACCGCAAGCTGTGGCTGAAACTGCACCCGGAGCTGGCGGCGGTGCGCCAGGGCACCTACAAGCTGGATGACAATACCTCCCTGCGTGAGGCCCTCACCAAATTCGTGAACGGCGATATCTACCGGCTGAACGTGACCCTGGTGGAAGGCCTGCGCCTGTCCGACTGGCAGGCACGGCTGGCCGGTGCCGAATATCTGGAACATACCCTGGAGGGTGTCAGCGAAGCGGAGCTGGCCGAGCGGCTGGGGGTGGAGCACGACAAGCTGGAAGGCCTGTTCCTGCCCGAGACCTACAACTACACTCCCGGTGACAGCGATCTGGATGTGCTGGCGCGGGCCTATGCCCATATGCAGGATTTTCTCAACGAGGCCTGGGAAGCGCGAGCCCCCAACCTGCCCATCAAGACCCCTTACGAGGCGCTGATTTTGGCGTCCATCATCGAAAAGGAAACCGGCATTGCCGAAGAGCGGCCGATGATCGCGTCCGTGTTTGTGAACCGGCTGCGCCGGGGCATGCGGCTGCAGACCGATCCCACCGTGATCTACGGCATGGGCGAGGACTATGACGGCAACATTCGCAAGCGGGATCTGCAGACCCACACGCCCTACAACACCTATGTGATCGACGGTCTGCCGCCCACACCCATTGCCATGCCCAGCCAGGAGGCCATTCGCGCCGCCCTGAACCCGGCCGAGAGCAAGTATTACTATTTTGTGGCCATGGGCGAGGGACGCCATTACTTCTCCAAAAATCTGCGCGAGCACAACAACGCGGTGCGCCGCTACATTCTGAACAGGTAA
- the pabC gene encoding aminodeoxychorismate lyase: MQNILYSQEPALTRGWQLGDGHFTTMHARRGRVRLWPLHRARLVDACRRLHMAEPDWTAIDAELAALPDEDDRVVRLTLLRGPGGRGYGIAGCGDTTVALNLAPFPAHYVHWREQGIELGLCEGRLGSSPLLAGLKTINRLEQVLLKAELESRSLAEGVVLNEQGRVMEAVTANLFWRQGETVFTPVLATGGVHGTLRAWVMHELGARVQQVGAEPEALYRADEIWLTNALMGLVPVHTFAGRPLPGDYSMTRALQHRYEQID, from the coding sequence ATGCAGAACATACTTTATTCACAGGAGCCGGCACTGACCCGGGGCTGGCAACTGGGCGACGGCCATTTCACCACCATGCACGCCCGGCGCGGCCGGGTACGGCTGTGGCCGCTGCACCGGGCCCGGCTGGTGGACGCCTGCCGCCGGCTGCACATGGCCGAGCCCGACTGGACGGCCATCGACGCCGAACTGGCGGCGCTGCCGGACGAGGACGATCGCGTGGTGCGCCTGACGTTGTTGCGCGGCCCCGGTGGCCGGGGTTACGGTATTGCCGGCTGCGGCGATACCACGGTGGCGCTGAACCTGGCGCCCTTTCCCGCCCATTATGTGCACTGGCGTGAGCAGGGCATTGAACTTGGCCTGTGTGAAGGCCGCCTGGGCAGCTCACCCTTGCTGGCGGGGCTGAAGACCATCAACCGGCTGGAGCAGGTGCTGCTGAAGGCCGAACTTGAAAGCCGGAGCCTTGCCGAAGGCGTGGTACTGAACGAGCAGGGCCGAGTGATGGAGGCGGTGACCGCCAACCTGTTCTGGCGCCAGGGCGAGACGGTCTTTACCCCGGTGCTTGCCACCGGCGGCGTGCACGGCACCCTGCGGGCCTGGGTGATGCACGAGCTGGGTGCGCGGGTGCAGCAGGTCGGTGCTGAGCCCGAGGCCCTTTATCGCGCCGATGAAATCTGGCTGACCAACGCCCTGATGGGCCTGGTGCCGGTGCACACCTTTGCCGGACGGCCACTGCCCGGGGACTATTCCATGACGAGAGCACTACAACACCGCTATGAGCAAATTGATTAA
- the tmk gene encoding dTMP kinase, which yields MSRFIVIEGLEGAGKSTVQAHVVHWLEAQGHRVITTREPGGTPLAEKMRALVKEVHEEQLTVEAELLLMYAARVQLVKNRIQPALRDGIWVVGDRHDLSSQAYQGGGRGIDAGLIRQIKQAVLGDFKPDLTLYLDIDPAQGLARARGRGELDRIELENIDFFERTRARYLELVQADPNCELIDASGNEQEVKARVLACLERRLCTAG from the coding sequence ATGAGCCGTTTTATTGTGATTGAAGGCCTGGAAGGCGCCGGCAAAAGCACGGTGCAGGCCCATGTGGTGCACTGGCTTGAAGCCCAGGGCCACAGGGTGATCACCACCCGGGAGCCCGGTGGCACGCCGCTGGCGGAAAAAATGCGCGCCCTGGTGAAGGAGGTGCACGAAGAACAACTCACCGTGGAAGCCGAGCTGCTGCTGATGTACGCCGCCCGGGTGCAACTGGTGAAAAACCGCATTCAGCCGGCCCTGCGGGACGGCATCTGGGTGGTGGGCGACCGCCACGATCTCTCCTCCCAGGCCTATCAGGGCGGTGGCCGGGGCATAGATGCGGGCCTGATTCGTCAGATCAAGCAGGCGGTGCTGGGGGACTTTAAACCGGATCTGACCCTGTACCTCGACATTGACCCGGCTCAGGGACTGGCCCGGGCCCGTGGCCGGGGCGAGCTGGACCGCATTGAGCTGGAAAATATCGACTTTTTCGAGCGCACCCGGGCCCGTTATCTGGAGCTGGTGCAGGCCGACCCCAATTGCGAGCTGATCGATGCGTCCGGCAACGAGCAGGAAGTGAAAGCGCGGGTGCTGGCCTGCCTGGAGCGACGACTGTGTACGGCTGGCTGA
- the fabG gene encoding 3-oxoacyl-ACP reductase FabG, giving the protein MSFSGKVVLVTGASRGIGRATAELFAERGATVIGTATSDKGAEAISAYLGDKGTGLVLNVTDAASLEATLATIKERFGDIDVLVNNAGITRDNLMMRMKDEEWQDIIDTNLTSVFRLSKAVLRSMMKKRFGRIVTIGSVVGTMGNAGQANYAAAKAGLIGFSKSLGREVASRGITVNVVAPGFIETDMTRALNDEQRAGILSQVPAQRLGDPKEIASAVAFLASDEAGYITGETLHVNGGMYMV; this is encoded by the coding sequence ATGAGCTTTTCCGGTAAAGTAGTGCTGGTCACCGGGGCCAGCCGTGGCATCGGCCGGGCCACCGCCGAACTGTTTGCCGAGCGTGGCGCCACCGTCATCGGTACCGCCACCAGCGACAAGGGCGCCGAGGCGATCAGCGCCTACCTGGGCGACAAGGGCACCGGCCTGGTATTGAACGTGACCGACGCCGCGTCCCTGGAAGCGACCCTGGCCACCATCAAGGAGCGGTTCGGCGACATCGACGTACTGGTCAACAACGCCGGCATCACCCGCGACAACCTGATGATGCGCATGAAGGACGAGGAGTGGCAGGACATTATCGACACCAACCTTACCTCCGTGTTCCGTTTGTCCAAGGCGGTACTGCGCTCCATGATGAAAAAGCGCTTTGGCCGCATTGTGACCATCGGCTCCGTGGTGGGCACCATGGGCAACGCCGGCCAGGCCAACTACGCGGCCGCCAAGGCGGGCCTGATCGGCTTCAGCAAGTCCCTGGGCCGGGAAGTGGCGTCCCGCGGCATTACCGTGAACGTGGTGGCCCCCGGTTTTATTGAAACCGACATGACGCGCGCATTGAATGACGAGCAGCGAGCCGGTATCTTGTCACAGGTTCCGGCCCAGCGTCTGGGCGATCCCAAAGAGATTGCATCCGCCGTGGCCTTTTTGGCGTCGGATGAAGCCGGCTACATTACCGGCGAAACGCTGCACGTTAACGGCGGCATGTACATGGTGTGA
- the acpP gene encoding acyl carrier protein: MSNIEERVKKIIVEQLGVKEEEVKSEASFVDDLGADSLDTVELVMALEEEFDTEIPDEEAEKITTVQAAIDYINANQE; this comes from the coding sequence ATGAGCAACATCGAAGAACGCGTAAAGAAAATCATCGTAGAGCAACTGGGCGTTAAGGAAGAAGAAGTTAAATCCGAAGCTTCCTTCGTTGATGATCTGGGCGCGGATTCCCTGGACACCGTTGAACTGGTAATGGCTCTGGAAGAAGAGTTCGATACCGAGATTCCTGACGAAGAAGCGGAAAAAATCACCACCGTTCAAGCCGCGATCGACTACATCAACGCTAACCAGGAATAA